Proteins encoded by one window of Anaerosalibacter sp. Marseille-P3206:
- the dapF gene encoding diaminopimelate epimerase, giving the protein MNFTKMIGAGNDFVIYNGLEYEIDNYSELALKSCDRHFSVGADGILVCEKSNIADIKMIYYNSDGSRGEMCGNGIRCFSKYVYENKLVNKKQFTVETLAGIKKIRLETDEFGKVNTVRVNMGYPTFEAKSIPVDIMKEEVILEKLNIVGKEIVFSSVLVGVPHTVIFVDDIISIDINELGAKLEVHSIFPKKTNVNFIEILDKNHINIYTWERGAGRTLGCGTGSCASVVIGHRLGKLDNTVKVKTEGGELQVELEDDYEIYMSGGAKTICTGEFDNL; this is encoded by the coding sequence ATGAATTTTACTAAAATGATTGGTGCAGGAAATGACTTTGTGATTTATAATGGATTAGAGTATGAAATAGATAATTATAGCGAATTGGCATTAAAAAGTTGTGATAGACATTTTAGCGTAGGAGCCGATGGGATTTTAGTATGTGAAAAAAGCAATATAGCAGATATAAAGATGATATATTATAATTCAGACGGTTCGAGAGGAGAAATGTGTGGTAATGGAATTAGATGTTTTTCTAAATATGTTTATGAGAATAAATTGGTTAATAAAAAACAATTCACTGTAGAAACACTTGCTGGGATTAAAAAAATCCGATTAGAAACGGATGAATTTGGAAAAGTCAATACTGTAAGGGTAAATATGGGATATCCTACATTTGAAGCCAAGAGTATACCTGTAGATATTATGAAAGAAGAAGTTATTTTGGAGAAACTTAATATAGTTGGAAAAGAAATAGTTTTTTCTTCAGTTTTGGTTGGTGTACCTCATACAGTTATTTTTGTTGATGATATAATTTCAATTGATATAAATGAACTTGGTGCAAAACTTGAAGTACATAGTATTTTTCCAAAAAAAACAAATGTTAATTTTATAGAAATCTTAGACAAAAATCATATTAATATATATACTTGGGAAAGGGGGGCAGGTAGAACTCTAGGATGTGGAACTGGTTCTTGTGCTAGTGTAGTAATAGGACATAGATTGGGGAAACTTGACAATACTGTAAAAGTTAAAACTGAAGGTGGAGAACTTCAGGTTGAATTAGAAGATGACTATGAAATTTATATGAGTGGAGGAGCTAAAACCATTTGCACAGGTGAATTTGATAATTTATAA
- a CDS encoding alpha/beta-type small acid-soluble spore protein, with amino-acid sequence MATNNNNNTSNKILVPEARQALNQMKTEIASELGMTNYETMDKGNLPSRQNGYVGGYMTKRLVEMAQKNMSGGGTTTL; translated from the coding sequence GTGGCTACTAATAACAATAATAACACAAGTAACAAAATATTAGTTCCTGAAGCACGTCAAGCATTAAATCAAATGAAAACTGAAATTGCAAGTGAATTAGGTATGACTAATTATGAAACAATGGATAAAGGTAATTTACCATCAAGACAAAATGGTTATGTTGGTGGATATATGACAAAGAGATTGGTAGAAATGGCTCAAAAGAATATGAGTGGTGGTGGAACAACTACATTATAA
- a CDS encoding ferritin: protein MLSKRLLEELNLQIKYELYSAHYYLAMAAYCASEDLSGFENFFKVQAEEEKFHAMKFFDFVNEMDGTVKILGLEEPENDFESVTDVFKKALEHEKFVTSRIYKLMDIATEEKEHATISLLKWFVDEQIEEENSMKSILTRLERMGENSHGLYMLDQELSQRVFTPPVDSEN, encoded by the coding sequence ATGCTATCTAAAAGATTACTTGAAGAATTAAATTTACAGATTAAGTATGAGTTATATTCAGCTCATTATTATTTAGCTATGGCAGCATATTGTGCTAGTGAAGATTTATCTGGTTTTGAGAATTTTTTCAAAGTGCAAGCAGAAGAAGAAAAGTTTCATGCTATGAAATTTTTTGATTTTGTAAATGAAATGGATGGAACAGTAAAAATACTAGGATTAGAAGAACCTGAGAATGATTTTGAATCTGTTACAGATGTATTTAAAAAAGCTCTTGAACATGAAAAATTTGTTACAAGTAGAATTTATAAATTAATGGATATTGCTACAGAAGAAAAAGAACATGCAACTATAAGTTTGTTAAAATGGTTTGTTGATGAACAAATAGAAGAAGAGAATAGTATGAAATCTATACTTACAAGATTGGAAAGAATGGGCGAAAATAGCCATGGATTATATATGCTAGATCAAGAATTGTCACAAAGAGTATTTACTCCACCAGTAGATTCAGAAAACTAA